A segment of the Candidatus Nitrososphaera gargensis Ga9.2 genome:
CTACAAACGCTGCTATGCCAGCTGCTGCAAAAAAAGCAGCTGTCACAATGCCCTCCATGCTGCCTCTGGATTTCCAGAGCCTTTCTGTATGGAGCATTCTTGGGATGACTAGTACAGAAACAATAAGTATAGCAGCAAATGTACCTAGTACTTGCATTATTAGTAGCGTGATGTCTAATATTGCAGGTTCGGTATTTCCCGTTTGAACCATCGTTACTACCACTGAGAGAGCTGCAATAGCTAGAATATCGTCAACTATGGCAGCTCCTAGAATAAGGCGTGCTTCCTTTGACTGCATCTTGCCTAGCTCTGTCAGCACCTGGATCGAAATTGCAATGCTTGTAGCAGTGAGCGCAGTGGCGATGAGAATCGATTGTAATGCTTCAACTCCAAACGCAGAAAAGGCGTAATATCCTACAAAAAAAGGCACTATTACGCCAAGTGATCCAACTGTGAAAGCAGCAGCTCCGCCCCTTAGAAATTCCCTTGGAGTTATCTCCAAGCCTGCAATGAAAAGGATAACGATAGCAGCAATTTCCCCAATGTGTCTGACAGTCTCATCAAGAACTACCAGAGGTTCTCCATTTATCAGGGGGAGAGCACCTAGTGCAAAAGGACCAACAATTATTCCTGCAA
Coding sequences within it:
- a CDS encoding cation:proton antiporter; the encoded protein is MAAEAAFLHVMISLGILLFAAKMMAELFHRVKLPIVLGELLAGIIVGPFALGALPLINGEPLVVLDETVRHIGEIAAIVILFIAGLEITPREFLRGGAAAFTVGSLGVIVPFFVGYYAFSAFGVEALQSILIATALTATSIAISIQVLTELGKMQSKEARLILGAAIVDDILAIAALSVVVTMVQTGNTEPAILDITLLIMQVLGTFAAILIVSVLVIPRMLHTERLWKSRGSMEGIVTAAFFAAAGIAAFVGLSPIVGAFAIGMAVASTRVIKQVHEYVDKLQIIFAPLFFAIIGAQVDLRGVNPNVLYLAGIMIAVAIVTKLVGTGLPSIIFLKDKARAMRVGVGMISRGEVGLIVAGVGVSSGALSNDIYTTVIIMVAATTIITPIWLKFAYRNESVEHASPPKTKHQEP